One window of the Magnolia sinica isolate HGM2019 chromosome 19, MsV1, whole genome shotgun sequence genome contains the following:
- the LOC131235025 gene encoding photosystem II 22 kDa protein, chloroplastic, which produces MAQSMLMSSLTGHLLDSRKEPLLEFQIRRLRPTSFSHLIISPSSTHQGPPSTGAYAPTLAIFKPKTKAPPPKKVEAKPKVEDGIFGTSGGIGFTKQNELFVGRVAMIGFAASLLGEAVTGKGILSQLNLETGIPIYEAEPLLLFFILFTLLGAIGALGDRGRFVDDPPTGLDRAVIPPGKGLRSALGLKEGGPLFGFTKSNELFVGRLAQLGIAFSLIGEIITGKGALAQLNIETGIPINDIEPLVLFNVLFFFFAAINPGTGKFVTDEEE; this is translated from the exons ATGGCTCAATCCATGCTAATGTCTAGTCTCACAGGCCATTTGTTAGACTCAAGGAAAGAGCCGTTGCTTGAATTTCAAATTCGCCGACTTCGCCCAACCTCATTCTCTCATCTCATAATCTCTCCATCATCAACCCATCAAGGCCCACCTTCTACTGGGGCTTATGCACCTACACTAGCAATCTTCAAGCCCAAGACAAAAGCCCCACCTCCCAAGAAG gtGGAGGCAAAGCCAAAGGTTGAGGATGGTATTTTTGGCACATCTGGGGGTATTGGATTTACTAAGCAGAATGAGCTCTTTGTGGGCCGGGTTGCTATGATTGGATTCGCT GCATCTTTGTTGGGAGAAGCGGTCACGGGCAAAGGAATTCTGTCTCAGTTGAATTTGGAAACTGGAATTCCGATCTACGAAGCAGagcctcttcttctcttcttcatcCTCTTCACACTGCTCGGAGCGATTGGTGCTTTGGGCGATCGCGGTCGCTTTGTCGATGATCCTCCCACAGGGCTTGACAGAGCAGTGATTCCTCCTGGGAAAGGCTTGAGATCTGCATTGGGCCTCAAAGAAGGAG GTCCACTCTTCGGATTTACAAAGTCGAACGAACTCTTCGTGGGAAGATTGGCTCAGCTTGGGATCGCCTTCTCTCTAATTGGGGAGATTATCACAGGAAAGGGAGCATTAGCACAGCTAAACATCGAAACAGGCATACCCATCAACGACATTGAGCCGCTTGTGCTGTTCAatgttctcttcttcttctttgcggCCATTAATCCGGGAACAGGCAAGTTCGTGACAGACGAAGAGGAATAG